A genome region from Amblyraja radiata isolate CabotCenter1 chromosome 32, sAmbRad1.1.pri, whole genome shotgun sequence includes the following:
- the tor4a gene encoding torsin-4A isoform X1 has protein sequence MERRSRLHRGKTLGRHSSLQLERKGSTLMEPKGPEPTRRAMESMPNGVPVPRHKMSTFASPLRAACRIRHKYLLMKRRRVSTEQREPSDGEKPGVKGQECLGRGVRSRGKPPEHFTFDKVTVRATRKRRSHKKRKVLYPNDSRKYLPEEKKSKAKHCLFLLSVIVFFQIYNAIENLDDNVLKYDLAGLEKTLKREVFGQAVAVDGVMDLLNDYLSTHSHNKPLVLSVNGPIGVGKSLLGRLLAKHFRSVLGDELVYQYFVLHHCPTDDNVTSCQQELQVVISEIVSRAENEEKIPMLIFDEVELMQPALLDFLHNFLQPNQTNEFLNAVYILISNHGQAEITKFVLHNASSGVTQQPAKSEELLFTVQSSLVHIHPLWNHADIVPFTLLQRHHILECFLEKMMAEGFYPDSAHLDKLSGELNYYSVGEHQYSVHGCKHVDSKMNLLH, from the coding sequence GGAGCACATTGATGGAACCCAAGGGGCCTGAGCCAACCAGACGAGCGATGGAGTCGATGCCCAATGGGGTGCCTGTGCCCAGACACAAGATGTCCACCTTTGCATCACCGCTGAGAGCGGCCTGCCGTATCCGCCACAAGTACCTGTTGATGAAGAGGCGGAGGGTCAGCACAGAGCAGCGGGAGCCCAGCGATGGGGAGAAGCCGGGGGTCAAGGGGCAGGAGTGCCTGGGTCGCGGggtcaggagcaggggcaagccaCCAGAGCACTTCACCTTCGACAAGGTCACCGTCAGGGCCACCAGGAAGCGGCGCTCACATAAGAAACGCAAAGTGCTCTACCCAAACGACAGCCGGAAGTACCTTCCCGAGGAGAAGAAAAGCAAGGCCAAACACTGCCTCTTCTTGCTGAGTGTTATTGTGTTCTTTCAGATATACAACGCCATCGAGAACCTGGATGACAACGTGCTAAAGTATGACTTGGCAGGGCTGGAGAAGACACTTAAGAGGGAGGTGTTTGGGCAGGCGGTTGCCGTTGACGGAGTGATGGATCTGCTGAATGACTACCTGTCTACTCACAGTCACAACAAACCACTGGTGCTCTCTGTCAATGGGCCCATCGGGGTGGGCAAGAGCCTGCTGGGCAGACTGTTGGCCAAACACTTCCGTTCAGTGCTGGGTGACGAGCTGGTGTACCAGTACTTTGTGCTGCATCACTGCCCGACCGACGACAACGTGACCAGCTGTCAGCAGGAGCTGCAGGTGGTCATCTCGGAGATAGTCAGCCGTGCCGAGAATGAGGAGAAGATCCCGATGCTCATCTTCGACGAGGTGGAGTTGATGCAGCCCGCCCTCCTGGACTTCCTGCACAACTTCCTCCAGCCCAACCAGACCAACGAGTTCCTCAATGCGGTGTACATATTGATCAGCAACCACGGGCAGGCCGAGATAACCAAGTTTGTTCTCCACAACGCTTCTAGTGGCGTGACCCagcagccagcaaagtctgaagaGCTTCTCTTCACCGTGCAGTCTTCACTGGTACACATCCACCCACTGTGGAACCATGCCGACATTGTGCCCTTCACCCTGCTCCAGAGACACCACATCCTGGAGTGCTTCTTAGAAAAGATGATGGCAGAAGGATTCTACCCAGACTCGGCCCATCTGGACAAGCTGTCCGGCGAGCTGAATTACTACTCTGTTGGCGAGCACCAGTACTCTGTCCATGGCTGCAAGCACGTAGACTCCAAAATGAACCTCTTGCATTGA
- the tor4a gene encoding torsin-4A isoform X2 → MEPKGPEPTRRAMESMPNGVPVPRHKMSTFASPLRAACRIRHKYLLMKRRRVSTEQREPSDGEKPGVKGQECLGRGVRSRGKPPEHFTFDKVTVRATRKRRSHKKRKVLYPNDSRKYLPEEKKSKAKHCLFLLSVIVFFQIYNAIENLDDNVLKYDLAGLEKTLKREVFGQAVAVDGVMDLLNDYLSTHSHNKPLVLSVNGPIGVGKSLLGRLLAKHFRSVLGDELVYQYFVLHHCPTDDNVTSCQQELQVVISEIVSRAENEEKIPMLIFDEVELMQPALLDFLHNFLQPNQTNEFLNAVYILISNHGQAEITKFVLHNASSGVTQQPAKSEELLFTVQSSLVHIHPLWNHADIVPFTLLQRHHILECFLEKMMAEGFYPDSAHLDKLSGELNYYSVGEHQYSVHGCKHVDSKMNLLH, encoded by the coding sequence ATGGAACCCAAGGGGCCTGAGCCAACCAGACGAGCGATGGAGTCGATGCCCAATGGGGTGCCTGTGCCCAGACACAAGATGTCCACCTTTGCATCACCGCTGAGAGCGGCCTGCCGTATCCGCCACAAGTACCTGTTGATGAAGAGGCGGAGGGTCAGCACAGAGCAGCGGGAGCCCAGCGATGGGGAGAAGCCGGGGGTCAAGGGGCAGGAGTGCCTGGGTCGCGGggtcaggagcaggggcaagccaCCAGAGCACTTCACCTTCGACAAGGTCACCGTCAGGGCCACCAGGAAGCGGCGCTCACATAAGAAACGCAAAGTGCTCTACCCAAACGACAGCCGGAAGTACCTTCCCGAGGAGAAGAAAAGCAAGGCCAAACACTGCCTCTTCTTGCTGAGTGTTATTGTGTTCTTTCAGATATACAACGCCATCGAGAACCTGGATGACAACGTGCTAAAGTATGACTTGGCAGGGCTGGAGAAGACACTTAAGAGGGAGGTGTTTGGGCAGGCGGTTGCCGTTGACGGAGTGATGGATCTGCTGAATGACTACCTGTCTACTCACAGTCACAACAAACCACTGGTGCTCTCTGTCAATGGGCCCATCGGGGTGGGCAAGAGCCTGCTGGGCAGACTGTTGGCCAAACACTTCCGTTCAGTGCTGGGTGACGAGCTGGTGTACCAGTACTTTGTGCTGCATCACTGCCCGACCGACGACAACGTGACCAGCTGTCAGCAGGAGCTGCAGGTGGTCATCTCGGAGATAGTCAGCCGTGCCGAGAATGAGGAGAAGATCCCGATGCTCATCTTCGACGAGGTGGAGTTGATGCAGCCCGCCCTCCTGGACTTCCTGCACAACTTCCTCCAGCCCAACCAGACCAACGAGTTCCTCAATGCGGTGTACATATTGATCAGCAACCACGGGCAGGCCGAGATAACCAAGTTTGTTCTCCACAACGCTTCTAGTGGCGTGACCCagcagccagcaaagtctgaagaGCTTCTCTTCACCGTGCAGTCTTCACTGGTACACATCCACCCACTGTGGAACCATGCCGACATTGTGCCCTTCACCCTGCTCCAGAGACACCACATCCTGGAGTGCTTCTTAGAAAAGATGATGGCAGAAGGATTCTACCCAGACTCGGCCCATCTGGACAAGCTGTCCGGCGAGCTGAATTACTACTCTGTTGGCGAGCACCAGTACTCTGTCCATGGCTGCAAGCACGTAGACTCCAAAATGAACCTCTTGCATTGA
- the hdhd3 gene encoding haloacid dehalogenase-like hydrolase domain-containing protein 3: protein MRPQLLTWDVKGTLLCVRRSVGELYSSEAKLHGLQLEARALDRSFQAALQMQDKQFPNYGRGRGLTSQQWWVDVVKKTFCFCGVSDEQVLSPLAEKLYHQFCSAANWEVYGDVQDTLDHCRKIGVSMAVISNFDRRLEQILANCNLRQYFQFVMTSEDAGIAKPDQRIFRAALNLAQVEPRQVMHIGDDIRMDYLAARAVGMESYLICRGQEELCDAKRLVPRAHILSSLHQLCDLIK from the coding sequence ATGAGGCCCCAGCTCCTGACGTGGGATGTGAAGGGGACTCTGCTATGTGTGCGCCGGTCAGTTGGTGAGCTCTACTCCTCAGAGGCCAAGCTCCACGGACTCCAGCTGGAGGCCAGAGCTCTGGACAGATCATTCCAAGCTGCGTTACAAATGCAAGACAAGCAATTCCCCAACTATGGGCGAGGTCGGGGTCTGACTTCCCAGCAATGGTGGGTGGACGTGGTAAAAAAAACCTTCTGTTTCTGCGGAGTGAGCGATGAGCAGGTGCTGTCTCCACTGGCAGAGAAGCTTTACCACCAGTTCTGCAGCGCTGCCAACTGGGAAGTGTATGGTGACGTACAGGACACCCTGGATCACTGCAGGAAGATAGGCGTCAGCATGGCAGTGATTTCCAACTTTGATCGCCGCCTGGAGCAGATTTTAGCCAATTGTAACCTGCGGCAGTATTTCCAGTTTGTGATGACGTCAGAAGATGCCGGAATCGCCAAGCCAGATCAGCGGATCTTCCGTGCAGCCCTGAACCTCGCCCAGGTAGAGCCCAGACAGGTCATGCACATCGGAGATGACATCAGGATGGATTATCTGGCAGCCAGGGCTGTCGGAATGGAGAGCTACCTGATCTGCAGAGGACAAGAGGAGCTCTGTGATGCGAAGCGGCTGGTGCCCAGAGCCCACATCCTCAGCTCCTTGCACCAACTGTGTGACCTCATTAAATGA